A stretch of Halostagnicola kamekurae DNA encodes these proteins:
- a CDS encoding AMP-binding protein: MPEEPALEDVDDVVHEPGQEFVESTNVSEFMQTYGIDDYDELIDRTTTDLEGVEESGVDWFWDELVDYLGIEFFEPYDAVRDDSDGPQFTEWYPGGELNIAHNTVDRHAAVSEPARNRVATIWEGEDGECRQMTYRELRRRSNQVANALEDSGIETGDTVGLYMPMVPEVVPILYGCFKVGAIAVPIFSGFGVDAVATRIDDAACSVLFTGDGFLRRGRPVFLKSTADTAIDQVGHVERTIVFDRLGSSDPTSEREIPWTDGRDEWWADAVETADDEYETKSLESSRESMLLYSSGTTGTPKGIVHTHAGVQVQCAKELHFGFDLEPADRFFWVSDIGWMMGPWSLIGVHTFGGTVFMYEGAPDYPNPDRFWELIDRHEITRFGISPTAIRALREHGDSWLEGHDLSSLRILGSTGEPWDPESWRWFYENVGGGECPIINISGGTEICGCFLMPMPTEPLKPCTLGGPGLGMDIDVVDATGESVRDDHERGFLVARDSCPSMTKSLWSGDDRYLEEYWSTFADPPLWNHGDWAQVDDEGFWFLHGRADDALNVAGRKVGPAEVEGALIDHEAVTQAAAVGVPDETTGTAVVAYVIVGDGVAESDELRDRLRERVGNELGKPFRPREILFVDDFPKTQSGKIIRRAIEATYAGEELGDMDSIENPEALEQLEQAR; encoded by the coding sequence ATGCCAGAGGAGCCCGCCCTCGAGGACGTCGACGACGTCGTCCACGAACCCGGCCAGGAGTTCGTCGAGTCCACGAACGTCTCCGAGTTCATGCAGACGTACGGAATCGACGACTACGACGAGTTGATCGACCGGACGACGACCGACCTCGAGGGGGTCGAGGAAAGCGGCGTCGACTGGTTCTGGGACGAACTCGTCGACTACCTCGGTATCGAGTTTTTCGAACCTTACGACGCGGTCAGAGACGACAGCGACGGACCGCAGTTCACGGAGTGGTATCCGGGCGGCGAGCTAAATATCGCCCACAACACGGTCGACCGCCACGCGGCGGTCAGCGAGCCCGCCAGAAACCGAGTCGCGACGATCTGGGAGGGTGAGGACGGCGAGTGTCGGCAGATGACCTACCGGGAACTCCGGCGGCGGTCGAATCAGGTCGCCAACGCGCTCGAGGACTCGGGGATCGAGACCGGCGACACGGTCGGACTGTACATGCCGATGGTGCCCGAGGTCGTCCCGATCCTCTACGGCTGTTTCAAGGTCGGCGCGATCGCGGTGCCGATCTTTTCCGGGTTCGGCGTCGACGCCGTCGCGACGCGAATCGACGACGCCGCGTGTTCGGTCCTGTTCACCGGCGACGGCTTTCTCAGGCGGGGGAGGCCGGTCTTTCTCAAGTCCACGGCCGACACGGCGATCGACCAGGTCGGACACGTCGAGCGGACGATCGTCTTCGACCGCCTCGGCTCGAGCGACCCGACGAGCGAACGCGAGATTCCGTGGACCGACGGGCGCGACGAGTGGTGGGCCGACGCCGTCGAAACCGCCGACGACGAGTACGAGACGAAATCGCTCGAGTCGAGTCGTGAGTCGATGCTACTGTACTCCTCGGGGACGACGGGGACGCCGAAGGGGATCGTCCACACCCACGCGGGCGTTCAGGTGCAGTGTGCGAAGGAACTACACTTCGGGTTCGACCTCGAGCCCGCGGACCGGTTCTTCTGGGTGAGCGACATCGGCTGGATGATGGGGCCGTGGTCGCTGATCGGCGTCCACACGTTCGGCGGCACCGTCTTCATGTACGAGGGGGCACCCGACTACCCGAATCCCGACCGGTTCTGGGAGCTGATCGACCGCCACGAGATCACCCGCTTTGGCATCTCGCCGACCGCGATACGGGCACTGCGAGAGCACGGGGATAGCTGGCTCGAGGGCCACGACCTCTCCTCGCTGCGAATTCTGGGGTCGACGGGCGAGCCGTGGGATCCCGAGTCCTGGCGCTGGTTCTACGAGAACGTCGGCGGCGGCGAGTGCCCGATCATCAACATCTCCGGCGGCACCGAGATCTGCGGCTGCTTCCTGATGCCCATGCCGACCGAGCCCCTGAAACCCTGCACGCTCGGCGGGCCGGGACTCGGGATGGACATCGACGTCGTCGACGCCACGGGTGAGTCGGTCAGAGACGACCACGAGCGCGGCTTTTTGGTCGCTCGAGACTCCTGTCCCTCGATGACGAAGTCGCTCTGGTCGGGCGACGACCGCTACCTTGAGGAGTACTGGTCGACGTTCGCGGACCCGCCGCTGTGGAACCACGGCGACTGGGCGCAGGTGGACGACGAGGGGTTCTGGTTCCTCCACGGCCGGGCCGACGACGCGCTGAATGTCGCCGGCCGGAAGGTCGGCCCCGCGGAAGTCGAAGGCGCGCTCATCGACCACGAGGCGGTTACCCAGGCCGCCGCGGTGGGCGTCCCCGACGAGACAACTGGGACCGCCGTCGTCGCGTACGTCATCGTCGGCGACGGCGTGGCGGAGAGCGACGAGTTGCGCGACCGGCTTCGCGAGCGGGTCGGCAACGAACTCGGGAAGCCCTTCCGACCCAGAGAAATTCTCTTCGTCGACGACTTCCCCAAAACCCAGTCGGGGAAGATCATCCGCCGAGCCATCGAGGCGACCTATGCGGGCGAAGAGCTCGGCGACATGGACAGCATCGAGAATCCGGAAGCGCTCGAGCAACTCGAGCAAGCGCGGTAG
- a CDS encoding DUF7518 family protein: MSKNRVEKLESTVAELESTVEGLTEELVESKERIRILEAELDTETPTRAASRRSSSSGESSASEMIDAEAEADTESGSDQATEGDLEEETADSSEDEAEDSGTDDIIVA, encoded by the coding sequence ATGTCGAAAAACCGCGTCGAGAAGCTGGAATCGACGGTTGCGGAACTCGAGTCGACGGTCGAAGGGCTCACCGAGGAACTGGTCGAATCGAAAGAGCGCATCCGCATTCTCGAGGCCGAACTGGACACGGAGACGCCGACGCGAGCGGCCTCGAGACGCTCGAGTTCATCGGGAGAGTCGTCGGCCTCGGAGATGATCGACGCCGAGGCAGAAGCCGACACCGAGAGCGGCTCGGATCAGGCGACCGAAGGCGACCTCGAGGAGGAGACGGCCGATTCGAGCGAGGACGAAGCGGAAGACTCAGGGACCGACGACATTATTGTCGCATAA